The following are from one region of the Ptychodera flava strain L36383 chromosome 15, AS_Pfla_20210202, whole genome shotgun sequence genome:
- the LOC139151000 gene encoding uncharacterized protein isoform X2 has translation MYRTAGVETASQVASGENLEVAEITTAPTLPLFIELPKLQALRNGHSEISADALHAPDPLEQDDDVMYNYLLGAGVIATIVLSFIAIFLAYNVTRGVRQQVHQGRRQSYPYNTSIHYRNQRAVVQLHSFREARRNSPVHYKVPSSRQSDSNQPAIKAKYYKVYLPQKDASLAGAGSQRLTATSSHFVQIHPPAPLHLEKPHQDTRSKATKVAPSTLHCQQHGKPVQSLSKDSNRADVITQTADFSKNFSETTSSQLFHWNSSNTPTSKQAMVTIV, from the exons GTGTTGAAACAGCTTCACAAGTGGCCAGCGGTGAAAATTTAGAAGTAGCCGAAATCACAACTGCCCCAACCTTGCCATTGTTTATTGAACTTCCTAAACTGCAAGCGCTCCGGAATGGTCACAGTGAAATTTCAGCTGATGCTCTACATGCCCCAG atCCACTTGAACAGGATGATGATGTAATGTATAACTATCTTCTCGGGGCCGGCGTCATAGCAACCATTGTACTCTCATTCATAGCGATATTCCTGGCATACAATGTAACCCGTGGCGTGCGTCAACAAGTTCACCAAGGGAGGAGACAATCTTACCCATACAACA CTTCCATTCACTACAGAAATCAACGAGCAGTTGTCCAGCTGCACAGTTTCCGCGAAGCGAGACGAAACAGTCCAGTCCACTACAAGGTGCCTTCCTCACGACAGAGCGACAGCAATCAGCCAGCAATCAAAGCAaagtattacaaagtttatttaccCCAGAAAGATGCATCCCTAGCTGGTGCTGGCAGCCAGCGACTCACAGCGACTTCATCACATTTCGTGCAAATCCACCCACCGGCGCCCCTCCACCTTGAAAAACCCCACCAGGACACCAGGAGCAAAGCTACCAAGGTGGCGCCCTCAACGTTACACTGCCAACAGCATGGAAAGCCTGTCCAATCACTGTCTAAAGATAGCAACAGGGCTGACGTCATCACACAAACAGCTGATTTTAGTAAAAATTTCTCAGAAACAACTAGCAGTCAGCTATTTCACTGGAACTCATCAAATACACCAACCTCCAAACAAGCCATGGTTACCATCGTTTAG